A single window of Candidatus Poribacteria bacterium DNA harbors:
- a CDS encoding energy-coupling factor ABC transporter ATP-binding protein encodes MASIEIENLGFTYPSRETPTLHSITTRIPSGAFVLLTGPTGCGKSTLLRTLNGLIPHASAGTLTGTVRLNGQDLATQPLATTCQQTALLFQNPNDQLFCTRVEDEIAFGLENLGFPPSKIKERIAIALKQVGLPDFASREIASLSGGQKQRVALAAVCAMQPRVLLLDEPTSHLDPHGTRDILTIVTKLNKELGITIVLATHRTKEVAPLCDRVWLMDAGRLYLDLPEAEAFQDLTPYQRLGVQVPKTEEASRGVPSTVSRKGAGEITSQNPLLSIRELQFSYPNTGEDAVRSISCAVPRGEVLAIMGANGSGKTTLIHLIAGLLRPAAGEIVLAGKVSDRPKLHQLAGKVGIVFQDPDLLLQAETVRDEVAFGPKNLKFPAQILENRIDETLARFDLRNLDSEAPYSLSRGQRQRVAVAATFSLYPDLFLLDEPTTGQDAHHLHQLMDELCDEIRRENKTLIFATHDTELTLRYADRVLLLREGTVIFDGAPNAAFANPDLLQQASLS; translated from the coding sequence ATGGCGTCTATTGAGATAGAAAATCTCGGTTTTACCTATCCGAGTCGTGAGACCCCGACGCTGCACAGTATTACGACACGCATTCCTTCGGGAGCGTTTGTGCTACTGACGGGCCCAACCGGATGCGGCAAATCTACTTTACTGCGGACACTGAACGGTTTGATTCCGCATGCTTCGGCAGGAACGCTTACCGGAACGGTGCGTCTTAACGGTCAAGACCTCGCTACGCAGCCCCTGGCGACAACGTGTCAACAGACCGCTCTCCTCTTCCAAAACCCCAACGATCAACTCTTTTGCACGCGAGTCGAAGACGAAATCGCCTTTGGACTCGAGAATCTCGGTTTTCCTCCCTCCAAAATTAAGGAACGGATTGCTATTGCCTTGAAACAGGTGGGACTTCCCGACTTTGCATCGCGGGAGATCGCATCGCTTTCTGGCGGTCAAAAACAGCGCGTTGCGCTTGCGGCTGTCTGTGCTATGCAACCGCGCGTCCTGCTGTTAGATGAACCAACGAGCCATCTTGATCCGCATGGAACACGCGATATCCTCACTATCGTCACAAAGTTGAATAAGGAGTTAGGCATAACAATCGTTTTGGCAACCCATCGAACCAAAGAGGTCGCTCCGTTGTGTGATCGTGTATGGCTGATGGACGCAGGGCGACTCTATCTGGACCTGCCCGAAGCGGAGGCGTTTCAAGATCTCACGCCATATCAGCGTTTGGGTGTGCAGGTTCCGAAAACCGAGGAAGCCTCGCGCGGGGTCCCCTCAACTGTATCCCGAAAGGGTGCTGGTGAGATAACATCTCAAAATCCTCTCCTTAGCATCCGAGAACTCCAATTCAGTTATCCGAACACCGGTGAAGATGCGGTGCGTTCAATCTCTTGCGCGGTGCCGCGTGGGGAAGTCCTCGCTATCATGGGGGCAAACGGTTCTGGGAAGACGACCTTGATCCATCTCATCGCGGGGTTGTTGCGTCCGGCGGCAGGGGAAATTGTCCTTGCTGGAAAGGTGTCCGATCGTCCGAAACTTCATCAGTTGGCAGGTAAAGTTGGTATCGTTTTTCAGGATCCAGACCTATTACTACAAGCGGAGACGGTTCGAGATGAAGTCGCATTCGGACCCAAAAACCTCAAATTCCCCGCACAGATTCTCGAAAATAGAATTGATGAAACGCTTGCGCGGTTTGATTTACGAAATCTTGACTCGGAGGCACCCTATTCGCTCTCTCGAGGACAACGCCAACGGGTTGCTGTCGCAGCAACCTTTTCCCTATACCCTGATCTTTTTCTGCTTGATGAACCCACCACGGGTCAAGATGCACACCATCTCCACCAGTTGATGGACGAACTCTGCGACGAGATCCGTCGCGAAAATAAAACCCTCATTTTTGCAACACACGACACGGAACTCACCTTAAGATACGCTGATCGTGTCCTCTTATTACGCGAGGGGACAGTAATTTTTGACGGCGCGCCAAATGCCGCTTTCGCAAATCCTGATCTCCTACAGCAGGCATCGCTATCATAA
- a CDS encoding HEPN domain-containing protein, whose protein sequence is MNPLTLEWIEKAENDYAAVQQLLQAPNPLHDIICFHVQQCIEKYLKAWLQEANIHTPRTHNLQELLDLIVQTLPTWARWQPDFKRITTYAVDPRYPGDSRTSEDTQHAMHVCTEVRQAVRTQLKLPKNPVEAL, encoded by the coding sequence ATGAACCCATTGACGTTGGAGTGGATAGAAAAGGCTGAAAACGATTATGCGGCTGTCCAGCAGCTTCTGCAAGCACCAAATCCATTGCATGATATTATCTGTTTTCATGTCCAACAGTGTATTGAAAAGTATTTAAAGGCGTGGCTGCAGGAGGCAAACATCCATACTCCAAGGACACATAACCTTCAAGAATTACTGGACCTGATTGTCCAAACACTTCCGACGTGGGCCCGTTGGCAGCCTGACTTTAAGAGAATAACAACGTATGCAGTGGACCCTCGATATCCGGGGGATTCAAGAACCTCCGAGGATACCCAGCATGCTATGCACGTATGCACTGAGGTGCGCCAAGCCGTTCGCACGCAGCTAAAACTCCCAAAGAATCCCGTTGAGGCATTGTAA